The Haloprofundus salinisoli genome includes a region encoding these proteins:
- a CDS encoding aldo/keto reductase codes for MEYTTFGQTGTTVSEICLGCMSFGTNGNEWTLDREESRELIERAIDLGINFFDTANVYSYGESEEILGEVLSEYDRDEFVVATKVYGQMDEDDPNSGGLSRKTIEQELESSLDRLGMDTVDLYQIHRWDYDTPIETTLRALDDVVRRGKVRHIGASSMWAHQFAEALHTSDDLGLERFVSMQNLYNLAYREEEREMLPLCENEDLAVMPWSPLAAGFLARPHEAFDATTRGEHESSLGRGYTKGGGPEVNQRVQELAEEKGVKMAQIALAWQFHKEWVTTPIVGTSSIEHLEDAVEALDISLSGSDIEYLEEPYEPIPVSGHE; via the coding sequence ATGGAGTACACCACTTTCGGTCAGACCGGAACCACGGTAAGCGAGATCTGTCTCGGCTGCATGAGCTTCGGGACGAACGGGAACGAGTGGACACTCGATAGAGAAGAGAGCCGCGAACTCATCGAGCGAGCCATCGACCTCGGAATCAACTTCTTCGACACCGCGAACGTCTACTCTTACGGCGAGAGCGAGGAGATTCTAGGCGAGGTGCTGTCGGAGTACGACCGCGACGAGTTCGTCGTCGCGACCAAAGTGTACGGGCAGATGGACGAGGACGACCCGAACTCCGGCGGTCTCTCGCGGAAGACCATCGAACAGGAGTTGGAGAGCTCGCTTGACCGGTTGGGTATGGACACGGTGGACCTCTACCAAATTCACCGCTGGGACTATGACACGCCCATTGAGACAACGCTCCGCGCGTTGGACGACGTGGTCCGCCGCGGAAAAGTGCGTCACATCGGCGCATCTTCGATGTGGGCACACCAGTTCGCGGAGGCCCTCCACACGTCCGACGACCTCGGTCTGGAGCGGTTCGTCTCGATGCAGAACCTCTACAACCTCGCATACCGCGAGGAGGAGCGAGAGATGCTCCCGCTCTGTGAGAACGAGGATCTCGCGGTGATGCCGTGGAGTCCGCTGGCGGCCGGATTCCTCGCACGACCACACGAAGCGTTCGACGCAACGACGCGCGGCGAACACGAGTCGTCGCTCGGTCGCGGCTACACGAAGGGTGGCGGGCCCGAGGTAAACCAACGCGTACAGGAACTCGCCGAGGAAAAGGGCGTGAAGATGGCGCAAATAGCGCTCGCATGGCAGTTCCACAAAGAGTGGGTGACGACGCCCATCGTCGGAACATCGAGCATCGAACACCTCGAAGACGCGGTGGAAGCGCTCGACATCTCCCTGTCAGGTTCCGATATCGAGTACCTCGAAGAACCGTACGAGCCGATTCCGGTGTCGGGGCACGAGTAA
- a CDS encoding LLM class flavin-dependent oxidoreductase has product MELSVVDLSPVPRDGTATDAYANTIETAQQAERLGYSRFWVAEHHGMADTLAGTTPEVLLGRLAGETESIRLGSGAVLLNHYSPFKVAEQFGALDALAPGRIDAGLGRANGSPAADQALGTDRYVENPDEDHTEKIEAVVNHLYEEYPDGHPYSKLQIPSSGEDRPVPWVLGSSPSSAALAGKLGLRYCFAAFIRPQFATQAFEEYRSQFTPSRLAGSSDEPQGMIAVNAVCAPTDEEAARLRAVAEASFQRLQRGVVGTRPSVEEAIDELGGVPEPTPATLDAGEWPRAISGSPETLAGLLEQLSDRVGVDEVMIQHVVDEHETGLRSHELLAEGIGLKPRIQA; this is encoded by the coding sequence ATGGAGCTTTCTGTCGTCGATTTATCGCCCGTTCCCCGTGATGGTACTGCGACTGATGCGTATGCGAATACTATTGAGACCGCTCAGCAGGCTGAGCGACTCGGATATTCTCGATTCTGGGTGGCCGAACATCACGGAATGGCAGATACCCTCGCGGGGACGACACCTGAGGTACTGCTTGGGCGTCTTGCTGGCGAGACCGAGTCGATTCGGCTTGGCTCTGGAGCGGTACTGTTGAATCACTATAGCCCGTTCAAGGTCGCCGAACAGTTCGGTGCGTTGGACGCGCTCGCGCCGGGGCGTATCGATGCCGGGCTCGGACGGGCAAACGGGTCACCGGCTGCCGACCAGGCGCTCGGAACCGACCGCTACGTCGAAAATCCCGACGAGGATCACACAGAGAAGATCGAGGCCGTCGTCAATCATCTCTATGAGGAGTATCCCGACGGACACCCTTACAGCAAGCTACAGATTCCGTCCTCGGGTGAAGACCGGCCGGTTCCGTGGGTACTCGGGTCGAGTCCGTCGAGTGCGGCGCTTGCAGGGAAGCTTGGGCTTCGGTACTGCTTTGCGGCGTTTATTCGACCACAGTTCGCCACCCAAGCGTTCGAGGAGTATCGCAGTCAGTTCACGCCGTCACGACTGGCCGGTAGTAGCGATGAACCACAGGGGATGATTGCGGTGAACGCAGTGTGTGCGCCGACCGATGAGGAGGCCGCACGGCTGCGAGCGGTGGCCGAGGCGTCGTTCCAGCGACTCCAACGTGGGGTCGTTGGCACGAGACCGTCGGTCGAAGAGGCCATCGACGAATTGGGTGGTGTTCCTGAGCCGACGCCCGCTACGCTGGATGCTGGGGAGTGGCCGCGAGCGATTTCTGGGAGCCCGGAAACCCTCGCGGGGCTTCTAGAGCAGCTATCGGACCGTGTCGGTGTCGACGAAGTGATGATTCAGCATGTCGTCGACGAACACGAAACCGGGCTTCGATCACACGAGCTCTTAGCTGAGGGCATCGGACTGAAACCCCGCATTCAAGCTTAG
- a CDS encoding C45 family autoproteolytic acyltransferase/hydolase translates to MLRRLELSGGPHDRGITHGEELRNEIQANVETYVDRFSKLGLDETALRERTDRYLSLIESCDEAYATEMRAIADGSGLPLEDIVLLNARYEIRYAAAARQAKNTSKNTGSESNDPDVTGTDGCTSFGIQSERTDNDHSYLGQNWDFIPGLELFMMDVRRDGGPNHIALSEAGIVGGKIGVNEAGIGMVINGLASSRDGDDPYRTPFHVRCRKVLSADRLDVALRPLITEDWTCSANFMIGHSVGEMLDVEVAPRSVNYHYPTDHLLVHANHFEAQDDVESMLERLNPHTLCRAPRLKRLLSGHDVLDEAKMVGALRDHFGHPASICKHPDESLPKHRWFRTNASVVIDLTERRMRVADGPPCESEYHEYRVAE, encoded by the coding sequence ATGCTACGACGACTCGAACTCTCCGGGGGCCCGCATGACCGAGGTATCACGCACGGAGAGGAACTACGCAACGAGATTCAAGCTAACGTCGAGACATATGTCGACCGATTCTCGAAGTTGGGGCTCGACGAGACCGCTCTGCGCGAGCGAACTGACCGCTATCTATCGCTTATCGAATCTTGTGATGAAGCCTATGCCACCGAAATGCGAGCCATTGCGGACGGAAGCGGACTCCCGCTCGAAGACATTGTGCTTCTGAACGCTCGCTATGAGATACGATACGCTGCTGCAGCTCGACAAGCGAAGAATACCTCGAAAAACACGGGTTCGGAGAGCAACGATCCGGATGTGACAGGCACTGACGGCTGTACGAGTTTCGGCATTCAGTCAGAGCGGACTGACAACGACCACTCGTACTTAGGGCAGAACTGGGACTTCATCCCAGGGCTTGAGCTGTTCATGATGGACGTTCGCCGTGATGGCGGACCAAACCATATCGCACTCTCAGAAGCAGGAATCGTCGGCGGGAAAATCGGCGTCAACGAAGCGGGCATAGGGATGGTTATAAACGGCCTTGCGAGTTCACGCGACGGTGACGATCCATACCGGACACCGTTTCACGTTCGCTGTCGGAAAGTCCTTTCGGCAGACCGCCTCGATGTGGCACTTCGGCCGCTCATCACCGAAGACTGGACCTGCTCGGCGAACTTTATGATTGGCCACAGCGTTGGCGAAATGCTCGATGTGGAAGTTGCTCCTAGAAGCGTCAACTATCACTATCCGACTGACCACCTACTCGTCCACGCCAACCACTTCGAGGCCCAAGACGACGTAGAGAGTATGCTCGAACGGTTGAATCCTCATACGCTATGTCGCGCACCTCGACTGAAGCGACTCCTCTCGGGACACGACGTCTTAGATGAGGCGAAGATGGTCGGTGCGCTGCGAGATCACTTCGGTCATCCGGCGAGTATCTGCAAACATCCCGACGAGAGCCTGCCAAAGCACCGATGGTTCCGCACAAACGCGAGCGTCGTTATCGATCTTACCGAACGACGCATGCGGGTTGCCGATGGTCCGCCCTGTGAATCCGAGTACCACGAGTACCGCGTGGCTGAGTAG
- a CDS encoding Gfo/Idh/MocA family protein, with translation MTAPTVGYVGLNHHHAEPYLQSLAELPVDVTCVCEPDETFDVTSVEAVAHVPSYDTVTQLLENERPDVLWVSLSNRDTPRVVETAVQHGVDVYTEKPVARTTSELEPLIKTVDASESTVAVSYPWRSHPVSQELQKRNDDGFFGTLRSVDARFVASSLQYRDVDHYLFDRHASGGGIVQWLGIHWIDLLPWLLDDPIVAVSAKTTTTHPETEVEDGAIVQFELASGALGTLQCGYYLRSDRYDTSIKIDGMDGTAAWDPIGDFFGFDDKTTLELESSKSSYRTAPRRFITYDYNPIPGYGGGFGLEFMQQFLTARTSRDVEVPASLQDAMVVLRVLDAVYESAESGEWVTVR, from the coding sequence ATGACAGCCCCAACTGTTGGATACGTCGGACTAAACCACCACCACGCCGAACCATACCTTCAGAGCCTCGCTGAACTCCCGGTCGACGTCACTTGTGTCTGTGAACCTGATGAGACATTTGACGTCACGTCGGTTGAGGCAGTAGCTCACGTGCCGAGTTACGATACTGTCACACAACTACTCGAAAATGAGCGACCCGATGTGCTCTGGGTATCACTCTCGAATCGAGACACACCTCGTGTCGTCGAAACCGCGGTTCAACACGGGGTCGACGTTTATACCGAGAAACCGGTTGCACGGACGACATCAGAGTTAGAGCCACTCATCAAAACCGTCGACGCATCCGAGTCGACGGTGGCCGTCTCCTACCCGTGGCGAAGCCATCCAGTCTCACAGGAATTACAGAAACGAAACGATGACGGCTTCTTTGGTACGCTGCGGTCCGTCGATGCTCGTTTCGTTGCCTCCAGTCTCCAGTATCGTGACGTCGATCACTATCTGTTCGACCGTCACGCAAGCGGCGGTGGCATCGTTCAGTGGCTCGGCATTCACTGGATAGACCTCCTTCCATGGCTCCTTGATGACCCAATAGTCGCTGTCAGCGCCAAGACTACGACGACGCATCCGGAGACGGAGGTCGAAGACGGTGCCATCGTACAATTCGAGTTAGCCTCTGGTGCACTCGGTACGCTCCAGTGTGGATACTACCTTCGCTCGGACCGGTACGATACGTCGATTAAAATCGATGGGATGGACGGCACCGCAGCATGGGATCCCATTGGGGATTTCTTCGGCTTCGACGACAAGACGACGCTCGAGCTCGAATCGAGTAAATCGTCATATCGAACCGCACCTCGACGGTTCATCACGTATGACTACAATCCAATACCAGGATATGGTGGTGGATTCGGGCTCGAATTCATGCAGCAGTTCCTCACTGCTCGTACCTCCAGAGATGTTGAAGTCCCTGCCTCACTGCAGGATGCGATGGTCGTACTTCGGGTGCTGGATGCGGTGTATGAGTCAGCCGAATCCGGCGAGTGGGTCACGGTGAGGTGA
- a CDS encoding LLM class flavin-dependent oxidoreductase, translated as MKFGVFLNQYYEEEGSFAATDLLEQVKLMESVGFDSATVGERHVHEEGFVEPLTMLAAIAAETETLELGTAAMLPALYNPLHLSEQVAMIDQISGGRMSFGAALGYRERELTPFGVDMDDRVKMFIESLTLLKRLWTEDEITHDGDFWTFEDIFISPRPDNLPIWIGGHADIAIKRAAYRGDAWIASASSTTEDLEAQIDVYEDALDEFDMSREENDVILMRDCFVADSVEEARESIEPYLLNLYQLYARWGQTYLDEHEIEIDYEELDEKFVIGTPEQCVEQLREYEELGVDHVLIRCQFPGQPQESALHCLERFGEEVIPEFD; from the coding sequence ATGAAATTCGGTGTTTTCCTCAATCAGTACTACGAGGAAGAGGGGTCGTTCGCTGCAACCGACCTGCTCGAACAGGTCAAGCTGATGGAATCAGTCGGCTTCGATTCGGCGACGGTCGGCGAACGCCACGTGCACGAAGAAGGGTTCGTCGAGCCGCTGACGATGCTTGCTGCGATTGCCGCCGAAACCGAGACTCTCGAACTTGGGACGGCTGCGATGCTTCCTGCGCTATACAACCCTCTCCATCTGTCCGAACAAGTAGCGATGATAGACCAGATCTCCGGCGGGAGGATGTCCTTCGGGGCAGCACTGGGCTATCGGGAACGTGAACTCACGCCGTTTGGGGTCGACATGGATGATCGTGTGAAGATGTTCATCGAGTCGCTCACCCTCCTTAAGCGGCTCTGGACCGAAGACGAGATCACTCATGACGGTGATTTCTGGACATTCGAGGATATCTTCATCAGTCCTCGTCCGGACAATCTCCCAATCTGGATCGGTGGTCACGCTGATATTGCGATCAAACGCGCCGCCTATCGTGGAGACGCCTGGATTGCAAGCGCCTCGTCAACCACGGAAGATCTTGAGGCACAAATCGACGTCTACGAGGACGCACTTGATGAGTTCGACATGAGCCGCGAGGAAAACGACGTCATCTTGATGCGTGACTGCTTCGTCGCCGATTCCGTTGAGGAAGCACGCGAAAGCATCGAGCCATACCTCCTGAACCTCTATCAACTCTACGCGCGATGGGGACAGACCTACCTTGACGAACACGAGATCGAAATCGACTACGAGGAACTTGACGAGAAGTTCGTTATCGGAACCCCAGAGCAGTGTGTCGAGCAACTCCGTGAATACGAGGAACTGGGGGTAGACCACGTCCTCATCCGATGTCAGTTCCCAGGGCAGCCACAGGAGTCGGCACTCCACTGTCTGGAACGCTTTGGTGAGGAGGTCATCCCGGAGTTCGACTGA